One genomic region from Metallosphaera tengchongensis encodes:
- a CDS encoding ATPase, producing the protein MKVLINGGLPYDSGKTRFGLTLLSRLIEVGVNVVPMKPVAGHNAWYSFSTLLRSLDLNVLVGNDALSYYDVTKREISLINPFSALLFPINLDLLEWNFPLYSSMMERGYPVLFRLRTQDSTAYFLGPVNLVPESLKEILGRLISTFKPVAISENEAWNLILDSGYLVDPLVQRVLNENEHVMIESYNNAASPSPSSSQVDVVVTVVPSKAYVFSGSEYKRFLELNSIPPWIIKAEAAFKYIKPKGFPLEPITSKNDEVLDYILKEMERR; encoded by the coding sequence ATGAAAGTGCTAATCAATGGAGGACTTCCCTACGACTCCGGGAAGACCAGGTTCGGGTTGACCCTGCTCTCTAGGTTAATTGAGGTTGGGGTTAACGTTGTCCCAATGAAACCCGTAGCGGGGCACAACGCCTGGTATAGCTTCTCAACCTTATTGAGGAGCCTTGATCTCAATGTCTTGGTAGGGAACGATGCACTTTCCTATTATGATGTGACCAAAAGGGAGATTAGTTTGATAAACCCCTTTTCAGCCCTACTCTTTCCAATAAATCTAGATTTATTGGAATGGAACTTCCCGCTTTACAGTTCCATGATGGAGAGAGGGTACCCCGTTCTCTTTAGACTAAGAACTCAAGACTCCACGGCCTATTTTCTAGGACCCGTGAACTTAGTCCCTGAGTCTCTAAAGGAAATTTTGGGCAGGCTCATCTCCACTTTTAAACCAGTGGCAATATCCGAAAATGAAGCTTGGAACCTAATACTTGATTCGGGCTACCTAGTTGACCCTCTCGTCCAAAGGGTTCTAAACGAGAACGAACATGTCATGATTGAGTCCTACAATAACGCGGCGTCACCGTCACCTTCATCATCGCAGGTAGACGTAGTTGTTACTGTAGTACCTTCAAAGGCCTATGTATTCAGTGGATCGGAATATAAGAGATTCCTGGAGCTGAACTCCATCCCACCTTGGATAATTAAGGCAGAGGCTGCTTTCAAGTATATAAAGCCTAAGGGGTTTCCTCTGGAGCCAATTACTTCCAAAAATGATGAAGTCTTGGATTATATCCTCAAGGAGATGGAAAGACGGTGA
- a CDS encoding DUF1641 domain-containing protein — protein MESMEGQFIDRLLASDNLITVNKVLNLLNTLDKMGIIDVLNGALQDEEMISKLLGSVINDDTLSVIAQWDNLKESIKGLMSLLDPETISSLKGVLEIVKDLQSSGILDPIKGLLKDEETLGKIMSALVNDFTLNLMANWNNITKDLSSLNLENLKYYTVLVNEIGEAIKSETVKPVGLSGLLSAMRDPEVQKGLGLVISILRHIGKHYKSEKS, from the coding sequence ATGGAGAGCATGGAAGGCCAGTTCATCGACAGATTGCTAGCTTCTGACAACTTAATCACTGTTAACAAGGTACTTAACTTGTTAAACACTTTGGATAAGATGGGCATAATAGACGTTCTTAATGGGGCTCTTCAGGACGAGGAGATGATCAGTAAGTTATTGGGCTCAGTTATAAACGACGATACTCTCTCCGTGATAGCCCAATGGGATAACCTGAAGGAGAGCATTAAGGGTTTAATGAGCCTATTAGACCCAGAGACAATCTCCTCACTGAAGGGAGTCCTAGAGATTGTGAAAGACTTGCAAAGTTCGGGGATACTGGATCCCATAAAGGGACTTTTAAAGGACGAGGAGACATTAGGCAAAATAATGTCAGCTTTGGTTAACGACTTCACATTGAACCTCATGGCCAACTGGAATAATATCACAAAGGACTTAAGCTCATTAAATCTAGAGAATTTAAAGTATTACACTGTCTTAGTTAATGAGATAGGTGAAGCCATAAAGTCTGAGACCGTCAAACCTGTGGGTCTAAGTGGCCTCCTGTCTGCCATGAGGGATCCTGAGGTACAGAAGGGGCTTGGCCTTGTTATATCGATTTTGAGGCACATTGGGAAGCACTACAAGAGCGAAAAAAGCTAA
- a CDS encoding NAD(P)/FAD-dependent oxidoreductase, with product MNKVLVLGGRFGGLTAAYTAKRLLGSKAEVKLMNQDRLTYFRPALPHVAIGVRDVEELKIDLSTALPEKGINFAQGKVEKIDAQSRTVYYKKPDGSLGEEEYDYLMVGIGAHLGTELIKGWDQFGYSVCEPEFAVKLRDRLKDFKGGHITIGSGPFYQGKNPKPKVPENFVPQADSACEGPVFEMSLMLHGYFTRKGMWDKVKITVYSPGEYLSDLSSASRKAVAEIYKGLGIELVHNFRLKELREKEIVDEKGNKLESDLSILLPPYTGNPALKASTKDLVDDGGFIPTDLNMQSIKYDNIYAVGDSNSLTVPKLGYLAVQTGRVAAQHLATRLGVNTKVESYYPTIVCVADNPLEGYAVSVKDDTWYGGQVSVAQPAAVNHLKKELFTKYFMWTKGDMVLEKFLGSW from the coding sequence ATGAATAAGGTACTTGTATTAGGAGGAAGGTTCGGAGGTTTAACTGCAGCGTATACTGCAAAGAGGTTACTTGGAAGCAAGGCTGAAGTTAAGTTAATGAACCAGGACAGGCTTACCTACTTTAGACCAGCCCTGCCTCACGTAGCTATCGGGGTCAGGGATGTGGAGGAGCTAAAAATAGACCTGTCTACAGCTCTCCCCGAGAAGGGGATAAACTTTGCCCAGGGGAAGGTTGAGAAGATAGACGCGCAATCAAGGACAGTGTACTACAAAAAACCAGACGGTAGTTTAGGTGAGGAAGAGTACGACTACCTCATGGTTGGCATAGGAGCTCACCTAGGAACCGAGTTGATTAAGGGGTGGGATCAGTTCGGCTACAGCGTATGCGAGCCAGAGTTCGCTGTAAAACTGAGGGACAGGTTGAAGGACTTTAAGGGAGGGCACATTACCATAGGCTCAGGTCCCTTCTACCAGGGAAAGAACCCTAAGCCCAAGGTTCCTGAGAACTTCGTTCCTCAGGCTGACTCAGCATGTGAGGGACCGGTCTTTGAGATGTCACTAATGCTACACGGCTACTTTACTAGGAAAGGGATGTGGGACAAGGTCAAAATTACGGTATACTCCCCAGGAGAGTACTTGTCAGACCTCTCTTCAGCCTCCAGGAAGGCTGTGGCTGAGATTTACAAGGGGTTGGGGATAGAGCTAGTTCATAATTTCAGGTTAAAGGAGCTAAGGGAGAAGGAGATCGTGGACGAAAAGGGAAATAAACTGGAGTCTGACCTAAGCATTCTACTACCACCTTACACTGGAAACCCGGCTTTGAAGGCTTCAACCAAGGACCTTGTAGATGATGGCGGCTTCATTCCTACAGATTTAAACATGCAGTCTATAAAATATGATAACATTTACGCAGTGGGCGACTCCAATTCCCTTACGGTGCCTAAGCTAGGCTACTTAGCTGTTCAAACCGGAAGAGTGGCTGCCCAGCATCTAGCTACTAGGTTGGGGGTAAACACCAAGGTAGAATCTTACTATCCCACTATTGTCTGTGTGGCTGATAACCCGCTGGAAGGGTATGCAGTGTCCGTGAAAGACGATACATGGTATGGAGGTCAAGTCTCTGTAGCTCAGCCAGCTGCTGTCAACCACCTTAAGAAGGAACTCTTCACGAAGTACTTCATGTGGACAAAGGGAGACATGGTGCTGGAAAAATTCCTAGGTAGTTGGTGA
- a CDS encoding alpha/beta fold hydrolase, giving the protein MAIESFVNVRGHKIRTLTNGLGSEVMLLHGARFTADTWEQVGTLRRLEEEGIGATAVDFPGYGKSEKGTWNDLGDFLEDLISVLGVRDPVLLGPSMAGRVALRYSLKREVKALILIGAVGIPEVEKELSKLNGKKILLIWGKEDSVSPVENAVKFTKLVKSAELKIIGNQHACYLDDPEGFNREVISFLKTLR; this is encoded by the coding sequence ATGGCAATCGAGTCCTTCGTGAATGTCCGTGGGCATAAAATAAGGACTTTGACCAACGGATTGGGCTCAGAAGTTATGTTACTTCATGGAGCGAGGTTTACAGCTGATACCTGGGAACAGGTGGGGACGCTTAGGAGACTGGAGGAAGAGGGAATAGGAGCCACGGCTGTGGACTTCCCTGGATACGGAAAATCAGAAAAGGGAACTTGGAACGACCTTGGCGATTTCCTTGAGGACCTAATAAGTGTCCTTGGCGTGAGGGATCCAGTGCTGTTAGGACCCTCCATGGCTGGCAGGGTCGCTCTGAGATATTCCCTGAAAAGGGAAGTAAAGGCCTTAATACTCATTGGAGCTGTAGGAATTCCAGAGGTAGAGAAGGAGCTGTCAAAGCTAAACGGAAAGAAGATACTATTAATATGGGGGAAGGAAGACTCGGTTTCTCCTGTGGAAAACGCCGTTAAGTTTACTAAGCTAGTCAAGTCTGCTGAACTAAAGATAATTGGTAACCAACATGCCTGTTACTTGGACGACCCTGAGGGCTTCAACAGGGAAGTTATATCGTTCTTAAAGACTTTAAGGTGA
- a CDS encoding DUF2250 domain-containing protein, with product MAVEPELERYLKVLVEDKRYLMVLQHLKKANVDYGKSIMLNTKIPIQEVVEVLDKLEKLGLIERVKGATLKNTEAKFKLSSEVHKHHTYYTLSRDGDHLLRYVTEKDIIEAYIDYLRTDDLARDLVRLADELNADHALTYAKLTKRTLEEVGEKLEVLVRMGLLEEKNAKIIKFGERKSKPKKETRTHHKYYGPTRIGELVVREMKRKGIVPK from the coding sequence ATAGCTGTGGAACCTGAGTTGGAGAGATACCTTAAGGTTCTAGTGGAGGATAAACGTTATCTAATGGTACTTCAGCATCTAAAAAAAGCCAACGTTGACTATGGGAAATCCATAATGTTGAACACGAAGATCCCGATCCAAGAGGTTGTGGAAGTGCTCGATAAGCTAGAGAAACTGGGGCTGATAGAGAGGGTTAAGGGAGCAACCTTGAAAAACACTGAGGCGAAGTTTAAGTTAAGCTCCGAAGTTCACAAACACCATACATACTATACTTTATCTAGAGATGGCGATCATCTCCTAAGATACGTCACGGAGAAGGATATAATTGAGGCTTACATAGATTACCTCAGGACGGATGATTTGGCGAGGGATCTAGTCAGACTTGCTGACGAACTCAACGCAGACCATGCCCTAACCTACGCTAAACTGACCAAACGTACCTTGGAAGAGGTAGGTGAAAAGCTCGAAGTTCTAGTAAGGATGGGGCTTTTGGAAGAAAAGAATGCAAAGATAATAAAATTTGGAGAGAGAAAATCCAAGCCCAAAAAGGAGACCAGAACGCACCACAAGTACTACGGACCAACGAGGATTGGAGAGCTTGTAGTGAGGGAGATGAAGAGAAAGGGGATAGTTCCCAAATAA
- the meaB gene encoding methylmalonyl Co-A mutase-associated GTPase MeaB, translating to MSSELLERALKGDEISISKVLTNIEYTTNEGMEYLGVLTQLSGKAHTIGITGIPGAGKSTLISALIESYASSGHRVGVIMIDPSSPISMGSFMGNRIRMQDKSLLSNVFIRSIASRGHLGGFSSEAVMLIEAMDGLGFDRIIVETVGAGQTDTDVMESTHTVAVLVIPGTGDEIQALKAGIMEIGDIYVINKADKPEADAVYDAVKFVIDSSEIMFRDSWRPQILKVSALKKTGIQELVSSFESHAEFLKENGLFMKRVERRRMKMVELLLRRKVNETISKVIEAESNNITQKLSEGKVKELIYQLSQSLKGKI from the coding sequence TTGAGCAGTGAGCTTCTAGAGAGAGCTCTAAAAGGGGATGAGATTTCCATCTCCAAGGTCTTAACTAACATTGAGTACACTACTAATGAGGGGATGGAATACTTAGGGGTGCTAACCCAGCTCTCGGGGAAAGCCCATACAATAGGAATAACGGGCATACCAGGAGCAGGTAAGAGCACTCTGATTTCGGCCCTTATAGAATCCTATGCGTCCTCGGGGCACAGGGTAGGGGTTATAATGATAGACCCTTCCAGCCCCATATCCATGGGCTCGTTTATGGGAAACAGAATAAGGATGCAGGACAAGAGCCTCTTGAGTAACGTGTTCATAAGGAGCATAGCCTCTAGAGGGCATCTGGGAGGTTTTTCCTCAGAGGCTGTGATGCTGATCGAGGCTATGGACGGGTTGGGCTTTGACAGGATAATAGTGGAGACCGTGGGTGCAGGTCAAACTGACACTGACGTAATGGAGAGCACTCATACTGTTGCCGTGCTCGTGATTCCGGGTACGGGAGACGAAATCCAGGCTCTCAAAGCGGGAATAATGGAAATAGGCGACATTTACGTTATTAACAAAGCCGACAAACCTGAAGCTGATGCCGTGTACGACGCGGTTAAGTTCGTAATAGATAGTTCTGAAATTATGTTTAGAGACTCGTGGAGGCCTCAGATCCTAAAGGTTAGCGCACTGAAGAAAACTGGTATTCAAGAGCTAGTCTCCTCATTCGAGAGTCACGCTGAATTCCTGAAGGAGAACGGTCTATTTATGAAAAGAGTTGAGAGGAGGAGGATGAAGATGGTTGAGCTCCTTCTGAGGAGGAAAGTGAACGAGACAATTTCTAAGGTGATAGAGGCTGAATCCAATAACATTACCCAAAAGCTATCTGAAGGTAAGGTGAAGGAACTTATATACCAACTCAGTCAGTCACTAAAGGGAAAGATCTAG
- a CDS encoding cobalamin B12-binding domain-containing protein produces the protein MDKRIKVIVAKLGLDGHDRGAKVIARALKDAGMEVVYTGLRQTPDQIVRTAIQEDADVIGISILSGAHLELVPRIVEAMNRAGLKDVGLVVGGVIPPEDVPKLKQMGVDEVFLPGSSLKDVVNKVTSVATTKRGLKVEQ, from the coding sequence ATGGACAAGAGGATTAAGGTAATAGTAGCTAAGCTTGGATTAGACGGTCACGATAGGGGAGCTAAGGTAATCGCAAGAGCGTTAAAGGATGCCGGGATGGAGGTAGTATACACGGGCTTGCGTCAGACCCCCGACCAAATAGTAAGGACGGCAATACAGGAGGATGCTGATGTTATAGGGATAAGTATCCTCAGTGGGGCTCACCTTGAGCTTGTCCCTAGGATAGTTGAAGCCATGAATAGGGCAGGGCTGAAAGACGTAGGGTTAGTAGTAGGCGGTGTGATACCACCGGAGGACGTGCCAAAGCTGAAACAGATGGGCGTAGACGAAGTTTTCCTTCCCGGTTCTAGCCTGAAAGACGTGGTGAATAAGGTTACTTCAGTTGCCACGACTAAGAGAGGTTTAAAGGTTGAGCAGTGA
- a CDS encoding winged helix-turn-helix domain-containing protein, translating to MESLTGTRRKIYYYLMKQNGPVPLRRIQRELDLSSPSLVLYHLKKLEENGLVKETTEGYVVTKVILADYIKVFNVLVPRSAFLVSFLIASLALLWIINLINPYVVSLFASVVIAIPTGIFIVDVVKKYNEIRV from the coding sequence ATGGAGAGCTTAACTGGAACTAGGCGTAAGATTTACTATTACCTGATGAAGCAAAATGGTCCAGTTCCTCTTAGAAGAATACAGAGGGAGTTGGACCTGAGCTCTCCATCACTTGTTCTATACCATCTCAAGAAATTGGAGGAAAACGGCCTAGTCAAGGAGACGACTGAAGGTTATGTAGTGACCAAAGTCATTCTAGCTGACTATATCAAAGTGTTCAACGTGTTAGTACCAAGATCAGCCTTCTTGGTGTCCTTCTTGATAGCGTCTCTTGCCCTCCTCTGGATAATCAACCTAATCAATCCTTATGTAGTTTCATTGTTCGCGTCGGTGGTCATTGCTATACCCACGGGGATTTTCATAGTTGATGTTGTAAAGAAATACAACGAAATTAGAGTTTAA
- the psmB gene encoding archaeal proteasome endopeptidase complex subunit beta, which translates to MEGFPKFESRPSKDNIKILKGTTTVGLVTEDAVVLAADRRASAGFFVANKMVRKILYIDDRIGITTAGSVADLQFIYNYMKNVYHYNLISGTRPVTVKSLATYLTNILSQSKYFPYLVQILMGGYDTKPNLFNLDYLGDMTEEKYVATGSGSPVAMGVLEDGYKPTLSGDEAMDLAARAVLSAIKRDSFTGTGVIVTKITKDGHVEKEIYPNKLE; encoded by the coding sequence ATGGAAGGTTTTCCAAAATTCGAGAGTAGACCCTCAAAAGACAACATCAAGATACTTAAAGGAACCACAACTGTTGGTCTTGTAACAGAGGACGCTGTGGTTCTGGCAGCTGATAGGAGGGCTAGCGCTGGGTTCTTCGTAGCCAACAAAATGGTTAGAAAGATCCTATACATAGATGACAGGATAGGAATCACAACGGCGGGGAGTGTAGCTGACCTCCAGTTCATCTATAATTACATGAAAAACGTTTATCACTACAACTTAATCTCCGGTACCAGACCAGTAACGGTGAAATCTTTGGCTACGTATCTCACAAATATTTTGTCCCAATCAAAGTATTTCCCATACTTGGTTCAGATCTTAATGGGAGGATACGACACCAAGCCAAACCTGTTTAACTTGGACTATCTTGGAGACATGACTGAAGAAAAGTATGTAGCGACTGGGTCTGGATCTCCAGTAGCTATGGGCGTACTGGAAGACGGTTACAAACCAACTTTGAGCGGAGATGAGGCAATGGATCTAGCTGCTAGGGCGGTACTCTCCGCAATCAAGAGGGACTCGTTCACAGGTACCGGAGTAATAGTTACTAAAATAACCAAAGATGGGCACGTGGAGAAGGAGATCTACCCCAATAAGCTAGAGTGA
- a CDS encoding YbhB/YbcL family Raf kinase inhibitor-like protein encodes MLVTSAFKDQEVIPAQYTCEGKDVSPPLKWERVPSAITYAIIVEDPDAPGGTFIHWVMYNIKMNEIPEGVEKKDKTSYGYQGVNDFNRVGYNGPCPPKGHGFHRYYFNVYALNTELSIKSGKKVTADDLRDMMEGHVIAVGRLMGKYKRD; translated from the coding sequence ATGCTGGTAACATCTGCATTCAAGGATCAGGAAGTTATTCCCGCTCAATACACGTGCGAGGGAAAGGACGTTTCCCCTCCATTGAAGTGGGAGAGAGTACCTAGCGCCATAACCTACGCCATAATAGTTGAGGATCCAGATGCCCCCGGTGGAACTTTCATCCATTGGGTAATGTATAACATAAAAATGAACGAGATACCTGAAGGAGTAGAAAAGAAGGATAAGACTTCCTATGGATACCAGGGAGTAAATGACTTCAACAGGGTTGGTTATAATGGACCTTGCCCTCCAAAGGGACACGGTTTTCATAGGTACTACTTCAATGTATATGCCCTAAACACTGAATTATCAATAAAATCTGGGAAGAAGGTGACTGCTGATGACTTGAGAGATATGATGGAAGGTCACGTAATAGCTGTTGGAAGACTGATGGGGAAGTACAAGAGAGACTAG
- a CDS encoding phosphate uptake regulator PhoU: MQTRITRKIQLTGGSTYIISLPKVWVKELSLKPGDEVELIQDNNFRLLIVPRGIQQEPKQNRAIVSCENLRPTFAVREFIAYYMAGYNTVSLVCPKMKAEERGLVKDTVRKRLLGAEVIEEDAANLTVQFLVNEKDLPISRAINRAAIITQNMLKDTIDALRDGDVEIAREVQERDDEVDRFYFYVARQLTLSITSFEVLEEEGYNATQIVDIYSAIKSIERIADHASRISSLIPEIGNGTPQELLNFGDTVLEVYRESVKAFINGKREVANKIIDNDYELAERHRQTMSIIFKLNSDLKPSLLLVTDSFRRISRYSLDLAETTINLLAKTKVEDK; the protein is encoded by the coding sequence ATGCAGACTAGGATTACTAGAAAAATACAGTTGACAGGGGGTTCCACCTACATCATTTCATTGCCTAAAGTTTGGGTGAAGGAACTATCCTTAAAGCCCGGAGACGAAGTAGAGTTGATACAAGACAACAACTTCAGACTTCTAATTGTCCCGAGGGGGATCCAACAGGAACCTAAGCAGAATAGGGCTATAGTCTCCTGCGAGAACCTTAGACCTACCTTCGCAGTAAGGGAGTTCATTGCGTACTATATGGCAGGATACAATACTGTTTCCTTGGTTTGCCCCAAGATGAAGGCTGAGGAAAGGGGATTAGTTAAGGACACCGTCAGAAAGAGGTTGCTGGGAGCAGAAGTTATAGAAGAAGACGCCGCTAACCTCACCGTTCAGTTCTTGGTGAACGAGAAGGATCTCCCTATCAGTAGGGCTATCAATAGGGCTGCCATCATAACACAAAACATGCTGAAGGATACGATAGACGCATTAAGGGATGGGGACGTGGAAATAGCCAGAGAAGTCCAGGAGAGAGACGACGAAGTGGACAGATTCTACTTCTACGTTGCAAGACAACTAACTTTGAGTATAACCTCGTTCGAAGTATTGGAGGAGGAAGGGTACAACGCGACTCAAATTGTGGACATTTATTCTGCCATAAAGTCCATAGAGAGAATAGCTGACCACGCAAGTAGGATTTCAAGTTTGATACCTGAGATAGGGAACGGGACTCCCCAAGAACTCCTTAACTTCGGTGACACTGTTTTGGAGGTGTATAGGGAATCAGTTAAGGCTTTCATCAACGGCAAGAGGGAGGTAGCAAACAAGATAATCGATAATGACTATGAGCTAGCTGAGAGGCACAGACAGACCATGAGTATCATATTTAAGTTAAACAGCGACCTGAAGCCGTCCCTTCTTCTAGTCACTGACTCCTTTAGAAGGATAAGCAGATATTCCCTTGACTTAGCTGAGACTACCATAAACCTCCTAGCTAAAACTAAGGTTGAGGACAAATAG
- the cdvB3 gene encoding cell division protein CdvB3, which translates to MKKDIRRVLMQTKTARAKLRVWQNRLNQRSEQYRRLSLANATRFSTLAEQYVKESDQLDKIVSFLNTLDVLLEMLEIKLETVSYIDYIPRDLLSVVEGLKEFSRLTPTLGTEFSIIIDELYTGFYNSVEVPKDVRIKAKEEAKGVIAQAEKIAKGKTTEELST; encoded by the coding sequence ATGAAGAAGGACATTAGGAGAGTGCTGATGCAGACTAAGACCGCTAGGGCTAAACTTAGAGTTTGGCAGAACAGGCTAAACCAGAGATCGGAACAGTATAGAAGACTCTCGTTAGCTAACGCCACAAGGTTCTCTACCTTAGCTGAACAGTACGTAAAGGAGTCGGATCAACTTGATAAAATAGTTTCCTTTCTCAATACGTTGGACGTTCTTTTGGAGATGCTAGAAATTAAGTTGGAGACAGTTTCCTATATAGACTATATACCCAGAGACCTATTGAGTGTAGTCGAGGGACTAAAGGAGTTCTCTAGGTTAACTCCAACGTTAGGTACTGAGTTCTCCATTATCATAGATGAGCTTTACACTGGTTTCTACAACTCCGTGGAGGTTCCCAAAGATGTGAGGATCAAGGCAAAAGAAGAGGCTAAAGGCGTAATCGCTCAGGCGGAGAAAATAGCTAAGGGTAAGACTACTGAGGAACTCAGTACTTAA
- a CDS encoding winged helix-turn-helix domain-containing protein produces the protein MENQRERKQVKKLFTVLFLSSRGGYTRLRLMSALMDSPMNANQLSNILSLDYKTVIHHLEVLMDNQIVVRDGDGYGALFRPSKFFLTHKDLFREVTSDVKFTKSMKKEP, from the coding sequence ATGGAAAATCAAAGGGAGAGAAAACAAGTAAAGAAACTGTTTACAGTCCTTTTCCTATCTAGCCGAGGAGGCTACACAAGGCTGAGGCTTATGAGCGCCCTGATGGATTCACCAATGAATGCCAACCAGCTAAGCAATATACTCTCCCTTGACTATAAAACAGTTATTCATCATCTTGAAGTTCTGATGGACAACCAGATAGTCGTGAGGGATGGGGACGGTTACGGTGCTCTTTTCAGACCCAGCAAGTTTTTCCTCACTCATAAGGATCTTTTCCGAGAGGTAACCTCTGATGTCAAGTTTACCAAATCGATGAAGAAAGAACCCTAA
- a CDS encoding dihydrolipoyl dehydrogenase family protein, producing the protein MDFDVIVVGGGVAGVSAALRASELGKSVALVEKDQIGGECINRACIPSKTLIDAVKMVRKVYSSSWIASSASLDYTKLNENKMRIISAIKEKMERNLHRRGVKVVKGGAKIVGQGEVRVGEDIITADSLVISTGSVPLSLPDFPLNGKNVLDPWTAMNMKEIGKRIIIVGGGVAGVELATLFRSLGREVTVLELMPQLLPGFDKDIASATKRRLEEKGIRVYLNAKSKIVSAEGEVKFSVNLPNSSEEIHGDLAVVTIGRKASTENLNLNEMKVEVDQRGYIKVDERGRTSNGKVFAAGDVAGVPLSATKAWRQGTVVGDNLGGKDTKMPRYIPTSIFADVEIGIVGRTLDDLKKMGVEGKEITVEMKDIPRAWTLNETEGFLKLVISGDKIEGAHMIGEGATEVINTVALAMELGASLRQLYPVTFSHPTVSEIVSEAIQRLTYGELY; encoded by the coding sequence ATGGACTTTGATGTAATAGTAGTAGGCGGAGGAGTTGCAGGAGTTTCTGCAGCCTTGAGGGCATCTGAGCTAGGAAAGTCAGTTGCCCTAGTCGAAAAGGACCAAATAGGAGGGGAGTGCATAAATAGGGCGTGCATCCCATCTAAGACCTTAATAGACGCCGTAAAGATGGTCAGGAAGGTCTATTCATCCTCTTGGATTGCCTCCTCTGCTTCCCTCGATTACACGAAGTTAAACGAGAATAAAATGAGGATAATTTCAGCCATCAAGGAAAAGATGGAGAGGAACCTACATAGAAGGGGCGTCAAGGTAGTTAAGGGAGGAGCAAAGATCGTAGGACAAGGTGAGGTTAGGGTTGGGGAGGATATTATTACTGCAGACAGCCTTGTGATTTCCACTGGATCAGTACCGCTTTCTCTTCCCGACTTTCCGCTGAACGGTAAGAACGTCCTTGACCCGTGGACAGCCATGAACATGAAGGAAATTGGGAAAAGGATAATCATTGTAGGAGGAGGGGTTGCAGGCGTAGAGTTGGCTACCCTTTTCAGATCCTTAGGTAGAGAGGTCACAGTACTGGAGCTAATGCCTCAGCTTCTTCCAGGATTTGATAAGGATATAGCCTCAGCTACGAAGAGAAGGTTAGAGGAGAAAGGAATAAGGGTCTACCTTAACGCCAAGTCCAAGATAGTGAGCGCCGAGGGTGAGGTCAAGTTCTCCGTAAATCTTCCCAACTCATCAGAGGAAATTCATGGGGATCTAGCTGTTGTGACCATAGGTAGGAAGGCAAGTACTGAAAACCTCAACCTAAACGAGATGAAGGTGGAGGTGGACCAAAGAGGTTACATCAAAGTTGACGAGAGGGGGAGAACCAGCAACGGGAAGGTCTTCGCTGCAGGTGACGTTGCAGGAGTTCCATTGTCAGCCACAAAGGCGTGGAGACAGGGGACGGTAGTTGGAGACAACTTGGGAGGCAAGGATACTAAAATGCCGAGGTATATCCCCACCTCAATCTTTGCTGATGTGGAGATAGGGATAGTTGGGAGGACCTTAGACGATTTAAAGAAGATGGGTGTGGAGGGTAAGGAGATAACGGTGGAAATGAAGGATATACCCAGGGCCTGGACTCTCAATGAAACAGAAGGGTTCCTAAAACTTGTCATATCTGGGGACAAGATAGAAGGTGCCCATATGATAGGTGAGGGCGCGACAGAGGTGATAAATACTGTAGCCTTAGCGATGGAGTTAGGTGCCTCCCTAAGGCAACTCTACCCTGTGACCTTCTCCCACCCTACAGTGTCGGAGATAGTTAGCGAGGCTATTCAACGTTTAACTTACGGTGAACTATATTAA